The following are encoded in a window of Roseimaritima ulvae genomic DNA:
- a CDS encoding sugar phosphate isomerase/epimerase family protein yields MKLGFVSAILPELSLREVLQLASQCGYDCVELMCWPAGKAERRYAGVSHVDVAEIVRTGSASRLTDLCEEFNVSASALGYYPNLLDADTAATAAAAEHLKLVMDAAAIAGIECVTSFVGRDYRRSVDDNWPRFLEVWRPLIEHAESRNVRIGIENCPMSFSADEWPGGKNLATTPAIWRRMFADIPSAHFGLNYDPSHLIWQQMDYLKPIREFADRFFHVHAKDVRIDRQRLDDVGIMAHPAEYHTPKLPGMGDVDWGQFFSALTDSVYDGPVCVEVEDRAYEGTLDDRRKSLVQSHTFLRNYVPA; encoded by the coding sequence ATGAAACTCGGATTTGTCAGCGCGATTCTGCCGGAACTGTCACTGCGAGAAGTCCTGCAGCTCGCTTCTCAATGCGGATACGACTGTGTGGAATTGATGTGTTGGCCAGCCGGCAAAGCGGAGCGTCGGTACGCCGGCGTGTCGCACGTGGACGTCGCCGAAATCGTCCGCACGGGCTCTGCTTCGCGGCTGACGGACTTGTGCGAGGAATTTAACGTGTCGGCCAGCGCGTTGGGGTATTACCCCAATCTATTAGATGCCGACACGGCTGCGACCGCGGCGGCGGCGGAACATTTAAAGCTGGTCATGGACGCCGCGGCGATTGCCGGGATCGAATGTGTGACGTCCTTTGTGGGACGTGATTATCGCCGCTCGGTCGACGACAATTGGCCGCGGTTTCTGGAGGTTTGGCGTCCTTTGATCGAGCATGCCGAGTCGCGAAACGTGCGGATTGGCATCGAAAACTGTCCGATGTCGTTTTCGGCCGATGAGTGGCCCGGCGGAAAAAACTTGGCCACCACGCCGGCGATTTGGCGACGGATGTTCGCAGACATCCCCAGCGCTCACTTCGGACTGAATTACGATCCATCGCACCTGATTTGGCAACAGATGGATTATCTTAAACCGATCCGGGAGTTCGCCGATCGCTTCTTCCACGTGCATGCCAAAGACGTCCGCATCGACCGACAACGGCTGGACGATGTCGGCATCATGGCTCATCCAGCGGAGTACCACACGCCCAAGTTGCCGGGCATGGGGGACGTGGACTGGGGGCAATTCTTTTCCGCGCTGACCGACAGCGTGTACGACGGACCGGTGTGCGTGGAAGTGGAAGACCGAGCCTACGAGGGCACGCTTGATGACCGCCGGAAATCACTGGTGCAAAGTCACACCTTTTTAAGAAACTACGTGCCCGCGTAG
- the rimI gene encoding ribosomal protein S18-alanine N-acetyltransferase, translated as MGHTDQETCVHIRWMIRRDMQAVLEIESSNFEFAWSEEDFIRCLRQRNCIGMVAEQEDRVVGFMIYELHKNRLHILNFAVAADAKRQGIGRSMVSKLMGKLSHDRRNRIMLEVRETNLDAQLFFRGLGFRAVSVLRDFYDDSTEDAYLMQYRYQPTADELAHPGGRLSRLAG; from the coding sequence ATGGGCCACACTGATCAAGAGACCTGCGTTCATATCCGGTGGATGATCCGCCGGGACATGCAGGCTGTGCTTGAAATCGAATCTTCGAATTTTGAATTCGCCTGGTCCGAAGAGGACTTTATTCGCTGTCTGCGACAACGCAATTGCATCGGCATGGTGGCCGAGCAAGAAGATCGCGTTGTGGGTTTTATGATTTACGAATTGCATAAAAACCGTTTGCACATTTTGAACTTTGCCGTTGCTGCCGACGCCAAGCGTCAGGGCATTGGCCGGTCGATGGTCAGCAAACTGATGGGCAAACTGTCGCATGATCGCCGCAACCGGATCATGTTGGAAGTTCGCGAAACGAACCTGGACGCCCAGTTGTTCTTCCGCGGGTTGGGCTTCCGAGCCGTCTCGGTTTTGCGGGACTTCTACGATGACAGCACCGAAGACGCTTACCTGATGCAGTATCGTTATCAGCCCACCGCTGACGAGTTGGCTCACCCTGGCGGACGGCTGTCGCGTTTGGCCGGCTAG
- a CDS encoding M20/M25/M40 family metallo-hydrolase produces MLLPRLLRWPLFCGLLFLTASLPALAQPSDGGEPPAEEAAKTDHESQLLSHTRQLTFEGRRSGEGYFSADGQTMVFQSEREAGNPFYQIYTMDLATADITRISPGQGKTTCAWIHPTDGRILFSSTHADPQAVEKQREELELRQAGKQRRYSWSYDPEYELYAKSPSTGELTQLTDVEGYDAEGSYSPDGSKIAFASNRQAYSRPLSEREAELFKHDPASMMEIYIMDADGSNVQRLTTTLGYDGGPFFSPDGQRICWRRFSEDGATAEIYTMRIDGSDQRRLTHLQAMSWAPFYHPSGDYLIFTTNVHGFGNFELYLVRADGQGEPVRVTETEGADLLPVFLPDGKRLAWTSTRTSNKRSQIFLADWNDAVARQLLDIGSEERTAALASADATSTDFTPADIGRHVDFLTRPELGGRLTGTEGERRATAYVAAYLESLGFEPAGTDGSWYQEFEFPAGSERTDKNRFAAGKQVYTQDQQWRPLAFSGTGDFDPAELVFAGYGMQVPPGNDEEEYDSYVHLDVAGKWVVVLRDLPQDITPEQRQKMARYSAPRRKAQVARDLGARGLIFVTGPTSKVRNELMRFDTNASSGSVSIAVLSVTNAVAQQWFQAAGKDLGKVQTSLDKGDLQMGFALGSDEETEPLKLSATIDILRKTGTGRNVLGRLPAADQPTEQMLIVGAHVDHLGRGAGSNSLASEDEQDQIHAGADDNASGVAAMLEVAQNIASQVRNGKLKPQRDLLVAGWSGEELGLFGSQAFVEDFYSLYPHAARANPHAHADHAHADHAHASADQAPAHAAGDADDAAKAHAAAPESATDAHGSLDDTVADLPSAPLAHGSAPDAETLTAAVSAYLNLDMVGRLRKKLVIQGIGSSPYWDAEVQRRNVPVGLELELDKTSSRLPTDAASFVSRGVPILAFFTGAHEDYHTPRDTADKLNYEGAAKIANLTALISRGLLMSDQAPTFEMNEGEQAADTPRVRLTAYLGTIPDYASGDVKGLLLSGVAKRGPAAQAGLKAGDLIVELAGRKIENIYDYTYAIEALKIGEAVKVVVIRDEQRVELRVTPGSRD; encoded by the coding sequence ATGCTTCTTCCTCGTTTGCTCCGATGGCCCTTGTTTTGCGGCCTGCTGTTTCTGACCGCTTCCCTGCCGGCGTTGGCCCAACCGTCGGACGGCGGCGAACCACCCGCGGAAGAAGCCGCAAAAACCGATCACGAATCGCAATTGCTCAGCCACACCCGGCAGCTGACCTTCGAAGGCCGCCGATCGGGAGAAGGCTATTTCAGCGCCGATGGCCAAACGATGGTTTTCCAGAGCGAGCGCGAAGCCGGTAACCCGTTTTATCAGATCTATACGATGGATCTGGCCACCGCCGATATCACGCGGATCTCTCCCGGCCAAGGTAAAACCACCTGTGCCTGGATCCACCCCACCGATGGGCGGATCCTGTTTTCCAGCACGCACGCCGATCCGCAGGCCGTGGAGAAACAACGTGAGGAACTGGAATTGCGGCAGGCCGGCAAACAGCGCCGTTACTCGTGGAGCTACGACCCGGAGTATGAGCTGTACGCCAAATCGCCGAGCACCGGTGAACTGACGCAGTTGACGGACGTCGAAGGCTATGACGCCGAGGGTTCCTACAGCCCCGATGGCAGCAAAATCGCCTTTGCTTCTAATCGTCAAGCGTACAGCCGCCCGCTGAGCGAGCGCGAAGCGGAATTGTTCAAACACGATCCGGCTTCGATGATGGAGATCTACATCATGGATGCCGACGGATCGAACGTGCAGCGGCTGACCACCACGCTGGGCTACGACGGCGGCCCCTTCTTCTCGCCCGACGGTCAACGCATCTGCTGGCGGCGGTTCTCCGAAGACGGGGCGACCGCGGAGATTTACACGATGCGAATCGACGGCAGTGACCAACGCCGCTTGACGCACTTGCAGGCGATGAGCTGGGCGCCGTTCTACCATCCCTCGGGCGACTACCTGATTTTCACCACCAACGTCCACGGCTTTGGAAATTTCGAACTGTACTTGGTCCGCGCCGATGGTCAGGGCGAACCGGTGCGCGTCACCGAAACCGAAGGCGCCGATCTGCTGCCCGTGTTTCTGCCCGACGGCAAGCGGCTGGCCTGGACCTCCACGCGGACCAGCAACAAACGCTCACAGATTTTTCTTGCCGACTGGAACGACGCCGTCGCTCGTCAATTGCTGGACATCGGATCGGAAGAACGGACCGCCGCGTTGGCTTCGGCCGACGCCACCAGCACGGATTTCACGCCCGCCGACATCGGCCGCCACGTCGACTTCCTGACGAGGCCCGAGCTAGGCGGGCGACTGACCGGTACCGAGGGCGAACGTCGCGCGACCGCGTATGTAGCCGCCTACCTGGAAAGCCTAGGCTTTGAACCCGCAGGCACCGACGGCTCCTGGTACCAGGAATTCGAATTTCCTGCCGGTTCCGAACGTACCGATAAAAACCGCTTCGCCGCCGGCAAACAGGTCTATACCCAAGATCAACAATGGCGACCGCTGGCGTTTTCCGGCACCGGCGACTTTGATCCCGCCGAACTGGTGTTTGCCGGTTACGGTATGCAGGTGCCACCGGGCAACGATGAAGAGGAATACGACAGCTACGTGCACCTGGATGTGGCCGGCAAATGGGTCGTAGTCCTGCGAGACCTGCCGCAAGACATTACACCAGAGCAACGTCAAAAGATGGCTCGTTATTCCGCCCCACGCCGCAAGGCGCAGGTGGCTCGTGACCTGGGAGCCCGCGGATTGATCTTTGTTACCGGGCCAACCAGTAAAGTTCGCAACGAATTGATGCGTTTCGACACCAATGCCTCCTCGGGCAGTGTCAGCATCGCCGTGCTAAGTGTCACCAACGCGGTCGCACAGCAGTGGTTCCAGGCCGCCGGCAAGGACCTCGGCAAAGTGCAGACATCGCTGGACAAAGGCGACCTGCAGATGGGCTTTGCCCTGGGCAGCGACGAAGAGACCGAACCACTCAAACTGTCCGCAACGATTGATATCTTGCGGAAAACCGGCACCGGCCGAAACGTGCTGGGCCGTTTGCCCGCGGCGGACCAACCCACCGAGCAAATGCTGATCGTTGGCGCCCACGTCGACCACCTCGGCCGCGGTGCCGGCAGCAACAGCCTGGCCAGCGAGGACGAACAGGACCAGATCCACGCCGGTGCCGATGACAACGCCAGCGGGGTCGCCGCCATGCTAGAGGTCGCGCAAAACATCGCTTCCCAGGTTCGTAACGGAAAACTGAAACCGCAACGCGATCTGCTGGTGGCCGGCTGGTCCGGCGAAGAACTGGGCCTGTTCGGCTCCCAAGCCTTCGTGGAAGATTTTTATTCGCTGTATCCACACGCCGCCCGCGCGAACCCACATGCTCACGCCGACCATGCTCACGCCGACCATGCTCACGCAAGTGCGGACCAAGCGCCTGCCCACGCTGCGGGAGATGCAGACGACGCAGCGAAGGCTCACGCCGCAGCGCCGGAGTCCGCGACGGATGCGCACGGCAGCTTGGACGACACGGTTGCCGATCTACCCTCGGCACCGCTGGCCCACGGCAGTGCCCCCGATGCCGAAACGCTCACCGCCGCCGTCTCGGCTTACCTGAACCTAGACATGGTGGGACGGCTGCGGAAAAAGCTGGTGATCCAAGGCATTGGATCTTCGCCATACTGGGACGCCGAAGTGCAACGTCGTAACGTTCCGGTGGGATTGGAATTGGAACTGGACAAAACCAGCAGCCGCTTGCCCACCGACGCCGCCTCGTTCGTTTCTCGCGGCGTGCCCATTCTGGCGTTCTTTACCGGTGCCCATGAGGACTATCACACGCCCCGCGATACGGCTGACAAGTTGAACTATGAAGGCGCCGCAAAAATCGCCAACCTGACCGCTTTGATTTCCCGCGGACTGCTGATGTCGGATCAAGCACCTACGTTCGAAATGAACGAAGGCGAACAAGCTGCCGACACGCCGCGAGTGCGTTTGACGGCTTACCTGGGCACGATCCCCGACTACGCTTCGGGCGACGTTAAAGGCCTGTTGCTGTCCGGCGTGGCCAAACGTGGGCCGGCCGCTCAGGCGGGCCTGAAGGCCGGAGACCTAATCGTCGAATTGGCGGGTCGCAAGATCGAAAACATCTACGACTACACCTACGCCATCGAAGCCCTCAAGATCGGTGAAGCGGTCAAAGTTGTGGTGATCCGCGACGAGCAACGCGTCGAACTGCGAGTCACGCCCGGCTCCAGGGACTAA
- the hemQ gene encoding hydrogen peroxide-dependent heme synthase: MSTRPASTPLPEPSVVPSQGWHCSHYCYRFDRAALSQLSAQDRRAGCEAFLSALNPQDDLRPERLQGYITSGHRADWILMMMDPNPLKIDAVHQQIMSGPLGGAIEPTWSFVSMSEISEYVPTVERYRERLLAEGEEAGSPAFEAKMSAYERRLPIMNQQRLSPDFPEWPAACFYPMSKSRDVGKNWFTEPFSHRNSLMAEHARSGIAFAGRVSQLITVGVGLDDWEWMVTLWGRNPEYLREIVYRMRFDEASAVYAEFGPFYVGYRATPEEILKHCRVEQA; this comes from the coding sequence ATGTCGACGCGTCCCGCCAGTACTCCGCTGCCTGAACCTTCGGTAGTCCCCTCGCAGGGCTGGCATTGTTCGCACTATTGCTACCGCTTCGACCGCGCCGCCTTGTCGCAATTGTCCGCGCAGGATCGCCGGGCGGGATGTGAAGCGTTTTTGTCGGCGCTGAATCCCCAGGACGACCTACGGCCCGAACGGCTGCAAGGCTACATCACCAGCGGCCACCGGGCGGACTGGATCTTGATGATGATGGATCCCAATCCGCTGAAAATTGATGCGGTGCACCAGCAAATCATGTCTGGACCGTTGGGCGGAGCCATCGAACCGACTTGGTCCTTTGTCTCGATGAGCGAGATCAGTGAATACGTGCCCACGGTCGAACGCTACCGCGAGCGTTTATTGGCCGAAGGCGAAGAGGCCGGGTCGCCGGCTTTCGAAGCCAAGATGAGCGCTTACGAACGACGGTTGCCGATCATGAACCAGCAACGCCTGTCACCGGATTTCCCCGAATGGCCGGCGGCGTGCTTTTATCCGATGAGCAAGAGTCGCGACGTGGGGAAAAACTGGTTCACCGAACCGTTCTCTCATCGTAACAGTCTGATGGCTGAACACGCGCGAAGCGGAATCGCCTTCGCCGGACGGGTCAGCCAACTGATCACCGTGGGCGTGGGATTGGATGACTGGGAGTGGATGGTCACGCTGTGGGGCCGCAACCCGGAATACCTCCGCGAAATCGTGTACCGGATGCGGTTCGACGAAGCCAGCGCGGTGTACGCGGAATTTGGGCCGTTCTACGTCGGCTACCGTGCCACGCCCGAAGAGATCCTCAAACACTGCCGCGTGGAACAAGCCTGA
- a CDS encoding Gfo/Idh/MocA family protein, which yields MTQAKASLAGCAAAIAGTGFMGWVHAEALRRIGVRIAGALGSSAAKSASFAEPYGAVGYESYDQLLQDPQVDVVHITTPNDTHFAMARDAILAGKHVLCEKPLAMTAEETAQLVALAAEHPQLHTGVNYNIRFYPLCCEARQRIDTGALGRVFHVTGSYVQDWLLHQTDYNWRVRADRGGALRAVADIGTHWMDLLQWITGQPIQSVCADLQTAYTTRHRPSGEVQSFASVDAEAATEAVTVDTDDAANILLRFADGSRGSVSVSQVTAGRKNCLRYEIAGASGAMAWNSEKPCELWLGSRDAANSVLLRDPALLSVPAAAVASYPGGHNEGYDDSFKQSFLSFYGHLLDGEGCGLPTVASFAEGHREVAVCEAILHSHSSRGWVDVT from the coding sequence ATGACGCAAGCCAAGGCCTCGCTGGCAGGTTGTGCCGCCGCCATCGCCGGAACCGGATTTATGGGGTGGGTGCATGCCGAAGCACTCCGCCGGATCGGCGTGCGGATTGCCGGCGCGTTGGGATCCAGTGCCGCCAAAAGTGCCTCCTTCGCCGAACCTTATGGAGCGGTGGGGTATGAGAGCTACGACCAGTTGCTGCAGGATCCCCAAGTCGATGTGGTGCACATTACGACTCCCAACGATACGCACTTCGCGATGGCGCGCGATGCGATCCTGGCCGGCAAACATGTGCTGTGCGAGAAACCGCTGGCCATGACCGCCGAAGAAACCGCTCAGCTGGTCGCGTTGGCCGCAGAGCATCCCCAGTTGCACACCGGCGTTAACTACAACATCCGGTTTTACCCGCTGTGCTGCGAAGCCCGGCAACGGATCGACACAGGGGCCCTGGGCAGAGTGTTTCACGTCACGGGCAGCTACGTTCAAGATTGGTTGCTGCACCAGACCGATTACAACTGGCGGGTCCGCGCGGATCGCGGAGGTGCGCTGCGTGCGGTAGCGGATATCGGCACGCATTGGATGGACCTGCTGCAGTGGATCACCGGTCAACCGATTCAATCGGTGTGTGCGGACCTGCAAACGGCGTACACAACACGTCATCGACCCAGCGGTGAAGTGCAGTCGTTTGCGAGCGTCGATGCGGAGGCCGCCACCGAAGCGGTGACCGTGGATACCGACGACGCCGCCAATATTTTATTGCGGTTTGCTGACGGTTCACGGGGCTCGGTATCGGTCTCGCAGGTCACTGCCGGACGCAAGAATTGTTTGCGGTATGAAATCGCTGGGGCTTCCGGTGCGATGGCTTGGAACAGTGAGAAGCCGTGTGAATTATGGTTGGGCAGTCGCGACGCGGCCAATTCCGTGTTGCTCCGTGATCCCGCCCTGCTGTCCGTTCCGGCCGCCGCGGTGGCCAGTTATCCCGGCGGTCATAACGAGGGCTATGACGATAGTTTTAAGCAGTCGTTTCTTTCCTTCTATGGTCATCTGCTCGATGGCGAGGGCTGTGGCCTGCCAACGGTGGCTTCGTTTGCGGAAGGCCATCGTGAGGTAGCTGTGTGCGAGGCGATCCTGCACAGCCATAGCTCCCGCGGCTGGGTGGATGTGACTTAA